TAGTTATCAAGGAAAGATTAAGGGGAGTTGGTTCCTATCGATACTATGGTGTGAACGGTTCCATAGATAACTGGCGCGAGATACTTTTTCCCCTATTAAAAATTAAGAAGCAACGTTAAAATATTTGTGTTATAATTTTATTAGAATTTCCGAAGGAGGAAAAATATGCCCTCGTTATTACAAGAAGTAGAAAATAAAGCCAACAACCTATCTGAAAAGGAACGCGCTAAATTAGCGCATAAATTAATTCTGAGCTTGAACAATGAAACGGATAAGGGTTTTGGAGAAGCATGGGAAGCGGAAATAGAGAGGCGCATTAAAGAAATTAAATCCGGTAAGGCTAAAGGAAGGCCTGCTCAGGAAGTACTTGCGGAAATACAGGCAAAATATTCATGAAGAATATTGTTATTTGAAATAAACGGCCCGGGGGCGAAAATAGGTTTTGACGAAAATAAGACACAAGCTTTTTTCTATGCGGAAAGAAATAGAAGCATTGGCGTTAAAAATCCTAAATGTAAATTTGTTTTGTTTGAAAAAATCAGCGGAACGTGGAAATTGACGGCAACATTTCCAGCCTGGACTATGTGAAGAAAAGATAATTCAAAATATAAAAAAATAGAATATAAACTTGCCAATTATGAATGTATATATTAAGCTGATATTCGCCATATTTATTTCCGTTATTTACGCTACAGTATATGCAAATTCAAATATCTATCCCTGGCTTGGCCGGTATAATGAAAGACATGCAATTGGTAGTCAAATTGCGGTTCCGGCCGGATATCAAAGGATGAACGTGCAAAAGGGTTCTTTTCCATATTGGCTGAGACATATGCCCCTGAAAGAGGGACAGACTGCGGTTTATCTTTATAACGGGGAAAAAAAGGAGAATCAGGAAGCACACGCGGCTGTGATAGATATAGATACTGGCAATACCGATTTACAGCAGTGCGCGGACGCGGTCATCAGGCTTAAAGCGGAATATCTTTATTTAAAAAGGGATTATAAATCTATTCATTTTAATTTCACAAACGGGGAGAATTTATTATTCGAAACATGGATAGCGGGATACCGTCCTGTTGTGACCGGCAGTAAGATAAAATGGCAAAAACAGGAAGAGCCCGATTCCACATATTCAAATTTTAAAAAATATTTAAAAGCAGTATTTACATACGCCGGAACGTTTTCGTTAAACCAGGAACTTCAAGCAGTCGGTATTAATGAAATGGAAATCGGCGATGTTTTCATCCAGGCGGGATTTCCGGGCCACGCGGTTATTGTAGTTGATATGGCTGTCCATCAAAAAACCGGGGATAAGATATTTTTATTGGCACAGAGTTATATGCCTGCGCAGGATATTCATGTCCTGAAAAATCCTTCAAATGAATCATTAAGTCCCTGGTATGAATTGATGTTTGAGAAAGAGCTTAAAACACCCGAATGGACATTTCAGAAAGAACACTTGAAAAGATTTCGGAATTGATTTATCCGCTTACATTTTTTCCTGCTTTGAAAAAATATTTTTCATAGAGATTTTAATAAAAATAAGGCATTCAAGAATTAATTTCCTCCATGAATACCCATGAATAATTTTTTTTATAAATTTCAAAACTGTTTTTGGCCTTAAATAAAATTCACGGTAAATTCTTTGTTTGTAATCCAGCAAGACTTCTTTGCTGAGCCCTTTGGGTATAAAAACAAGGTCAAAGGTTGTAAATTTATCCCAGTCCTTTTCCAGTGTTCCAAACTCCTCAATTTTTTCATAGCTGTCCGAATTCGGGAAAGGCGTAAAATAAAGGGGGAGGATGTATGTCAGGTTAAGTTCTTTTATAAAATTTATTGTTTCTTCCATCGTTTCTTTCGTTTCGGCGGGGGGGGCTATCACGATAAATCCGATTGTTTCCAGTCCCGCTTTGGACGCTGAATCAACAGCCCCTTTAATTGTCTGTATCTTTGTCCCTTTTTTTATAAAATCAAGAATTTTTTGAGAACCGCTTTCAATGCCGAATGCGATTGACCAGCATCCGGATTTTTTCATTAACGATAAAAGCTCAAAATCAACGAGATCTGCCCTGGTCTGGCATGACCAGGTTAAATCGATTTTTTCCGACAAGATTGTATTGCAGAATTCAATTATTTTATGCCTGTAAAGCGTGAAGGTATCGTCATGGAAATTGATGTCTTTTATTTTATAATTAGCCTGCAGGTATTTTATAAGGCTGATTATATATTTAACGGAGTAACTCCTGTAACTGTTTTTTAATCCTTTGGAGTCACAGAAAATGCATTTATACGGGCACCCCCGTGAAGTAAGAAGAATTGAAGAAGGCATTCTCCTGAATTTTTGTATTGACGGCCGGTATTTATTTGGGAAATTTTGTAGAAGGTGAAAAGAAGGAAACGGCAGTTCGTCTAAATCTTCAATAAAACAGCGGGCGTCTGTTATTTTGATTTTGTTGCCGGTGCGGTAAATTATTCCTTTAACATTTTCCAGGGGGGTGTTTTTGCTTAAGGTGTCCAAAAGTTCAACGATTGTGATGTCCCCCTCCCCGATTACACCTATATCAAAATGGGGATAATCGTTCATGGTTTTTTCAGGCAGTGATGTTAGATGGATACCACCGATAATAATCTGGATACCCTTATCAGAAGATTTAAGTTTTTTTGCAATTACTGCGGCGGTTTCGATGGATAATGTCATAGCTGTGATACCGACAAATTTCGGATTGATCTTTAATATTTCTTGGACAGTCAGCCCGATACTGAATTTTGATATTTCGGCATCGAGTATCTGGCTTTTAAACCCTGCTTTTTCAGCAGCAGCAGAAAGATATAAAAGGTTAACCGGAGGGTTATGACTGCCAATGGATGAAAATTCCCGGAGCCTTCTTTTACCTGCAAGCGGCGGATTTATAAAAAGTATATCAATCATGATGGGTTTAAATAAAATCTTTGTTGGTTTTATTGCTAAAAAGATATTTTAATAAAGTAAAAAAGCCTTTTAAAAGCTCCCCGGGATGACTTAACAGATTTTTTGCCTGCTTTATTATATAGCTGGGCCTTAGATAAAATTCCCTGTAAAATTTTTTTTCATTCAGGGTCGACTTTTGTTCATCCATCGGGTCCTTGAATCTATTTTCAAAAGGGAAAAGATTGAATTGGATTTTGTCTTTATATTTTTCATAAATGTCTGTTCCCGGCCATAGTTTTAACTTTTTGACAAGAATATAATCCAGTCCGGTTTCTTTTGCAAGAGTGATACTTTCGTTTAAATCTTCCTCTGTTTCTCCCGGGATTCCCGTGATAAAGAAACTGCTTATTTCAAGACCGCTTTTTTTTATTTGGATTAATTTATCTTTTAAAATATTTTTGTCGATTTTTTTGTTTAAAATATTTAATATTTTCTGGGAGCCGCTTTCAATACCAAGATAAACCCGTTTACATCCTGATTTTTTCATAGTTTCAGCGAGTTCCGTATCCAGTGTATCTATTCTGCTGAGGCATGTCCAGTTTATATTATTTTTTTCAAGCAGTCTGCAGATTTGCAAGGTATTCTTTTTTTTAAATGTGAACATGTCGTCCAAAAATCTGATATTTTTTACGCTGAAATATTTAAGATTATGTTCTAGTTCCTCTTTAATATTTTCCAGTGAGCGGAAATATACTTTTTGCCCATAGGTATGGATGCAGAAACTGCAATTGTATGCGCACCCGCGGCTGGCAGTCATAGTTGTGAACGGCCGGCCAAGGTATGGTTCCCTGTAAATCTCTAAATTTTTTCCGATAATAGATAAATCGGGAAAAGGGATTTGGTCGAGGCTGACAATTCTTTCTGATGCCGGATTGACTGAAATTTTCCCGTCCTTTTTAAACGCTATCCCTGTTATATTGTTAAGCGGTTCATTATTTTTGATTTTGTCGTAGAGAGAGGAAAAGGTCAATTCCGGTTCACCCCGGATTATGATATCAATAGAAGAATTATTTAATATTTTTTCAGGGAAAACAGTAGGAAAAAAACCCGCGGCAATAATTACAATTTTTGGGAATGAAATTTTAATTTCATTAATTGTTGTTAAATCCTCGTTAAGTGAAAAATGTCCCACGTAAGTAATTAAAATATCAGGCTTAGACAATGAGATTTCACTTAAAATATCAGGAGCCTTTTTCCTGTCCGCGATAGAATCAATGAAAAAAACAGGGTCATTTTTCCATTTTTTTACAATAGTCGCAAGTTGAAGCAATTCATGCGGAGGGAAATAAAAATTGGGTGAATAATAAGAAGATATATACCGTCTTATTATTTTATCAGGATAAGGAAGATTGATAAACAAAGATTTCATGATATAAAAAATATTTTTTATTTATCTTCTGTAAAAGCATAGAGAAAACCATCTGAAGACCCGCAATAAAGTATATTGTCTGCAATTACAGGGGACCCCCCTATGTCTCCGCCGGTTTTGAATTCCCATACTTTTTCCCCGGTTGAAGCTTTCAGGATATATATCGAATCGTCCATTGATCCGAAATAAACAAATTCCCTGGTGGCGACTGCACAGGTCAGGATCCTGTCTCTTGCCAGGAATTCCCACAAAATTTCTCCTGTCTCAAGATTTAAGGCATAAAGATTTTTGTCCCAGCTTCCCACAAAGACCTTATTTTCGGTAATTGACGCGGGAGAACAGATTTTATCTTTTAATTTTGTCTTCCAGATTATTTCCCCGTTTTTAGGATTAAAGGCATATACAAAGCTGTCCCAGGATGGAACAACTATTTTATTTCCGGAATAACCGGGAGAAGCTTCGACGCTGTTACCTGCGCGGTAAGCCCAGTTTAAGCCGCCTGTTTTTTTATCCAGGGCATATAGATAATAATCCATTGAACCTATAAAAATTTGATCTTCAATTACAAGGGGCGAGCAGACCCATATTTTCCCCTGGGTTTTGAATTCCCAATTTAGTTTCCCGTTTGATATGCCAACCGAATAAACATAATAATCATAGGAACCAAAATAAACGGAATCCCCGTCGATGGTAGGAGGGGAATATATTTTGTCCCTGGATTTAAATTTCCAGGCAAGTTTCCCTGTTTCTGCGTCTAAACAATAAAGATGTTTATCCAGGGATCCAAACAAAATTTTATTTTGAGCGATCGCGGGCGAAGATTGAATCCATGAACCGGTTTTAAATTTCCATTTAAGCCGGCCGTTTAGAGCATCAATGCAGTAAAGATGGCTGTCGTTTGTTCCGAAAAAAACCATGTTTTTCCAAACAGCGGGTGTGGAACAAATTTCTTTACCTGCCTTGAACTTCCAGATTAATTTTAACGGCGGCCTGGGGTAATCTCCCCTTATCCCGTTTCGGGCCGCATTTTGGTGAAATGTAGGCCATTCAATGTCCTGGCTATATATTAAAGGCGGGTTGGTGAAGATTGAAAAAAATATTAATAGGACAATAAAAAAATTTTTCACGTAATATCAAATTACATTTTGTAAAAATAATTATTTTCCCCGGTTAAATTCATAGATTCAATAATTACTTTATTTTTCTTATCTTTTACTGTGTAACCGATGGTGTATGCTTCTACTTTGTGTTTTTTGAGGATTTCCATGCATTTTTTTACATCATTTTTAGATACCGTGACACAAAAGCCTATACCCATATTGAATGTTTGGAACATCTCTTCATCAGAAATGTCCCCGAATTTTTGAATTATCCCAAAAATAGGCTGAGGTTCCGGCAGGCAGTCAATGATAAAACTGATATTTTTATTATAAACCCTTGTCAAATTTGTAAGCCCGTCACCCGTTATATTGGATAAGGCTTTGACATTAATTCCTGACCTTAGAATCTCCATTATTTCCGGCACATAAATATGAGTTGGTTCGAGCAGTTCTTCTCCAAGGGTCCTTTTTAATGCGGGGAAATATTTATTTATTTTAAATCCCGTTTTATTTAACAGCACGTTCCTGGCTAGTGTCAGTCCGTTACTGTGAATGCCGCTGGAGCGGAGCCCGATAACAATATCACCTTCCTGCAAATCCTGCCCGATTATTATTTTATCCAGGGCGACGATTCCGATACATGTCCCGGCGATATCAATTCCGGAATCATCTTCATATCCTCTTATCATCTCTTTTATCTGCGCTACTTCACCGCCAGGGATATTTATATTTGCCTGTTTCGCGCCTCTATATAATCCTTTTCCTATTTCCTCAAATATTTTCGGGTCAACTTTTTGGACCGCGAGATAATCAAGCATCGATAAAGGCTCGGAACCCACGCAGATAAGATCATTAACATTCATCGCTATACAGTCTATGCCAATTGTGTCGTATTTATTCATCATCTCGGCGATAAGAAGTTTTGTGCCAACGCCGTCGCAGGAGACGGCCAGTCCCATATTATTTCCCATATCCAGGACATTCGCAAAATAACCTGATTCAAGGACAGGCCTTCCGATGCCTTTACGAAAACTATCTGCCCTGCTTATCCATTTTAACAGGGATTTCATGCCCTTTTCTTCCTGCAGTGTGTCAACTCCGGATTTTGAATAACTTAGTTTTTTTGCTGGTTTTAATGAAGGTTGTTTCATAATGAAGAAATGATAACAGATATTCATTTGAAAGTCAATATGCCTGTAAATCCCTGCGTATTCGGCGGGTTATTTGATATAATATATCTGTTGTAACATTTTGAAATTTGAATGGTAAAAAGAAATGGAGAGTTGTTTTTATGAAAAAAATGAAATGGCTGGCTGTTTTTTTATTGTTTTTGAATTTAGGTTGTTACCGGGGATTAATCAAAAGACAGGAGAATTTTCACAAAATAGAAGGTGCGGTAAGTTATAAAGATGAGACATTGCCTGGTGCCTCAGTCGAAATATTTCTGGAAAGCGGGATTTCTAAAGATGGAATTGATGCAAAACCTTTTGCGCGCTTAAAAACAGGTCCGGACGGGCAATTTGCGGTTAATCTGCCGCAAGACAGTTATTATTTCAGGGCGTGGAAACCAAAAGATGAAAGCGCAGAAAAATTTGGCGAAGGGGATTATTTTTGCTATTATGGCGGGAACCCTGTCGCTGTTATTGGTTCCAGGAAGGATTTATTCTTAAAATGCGTTAAAATCCATACATTAAAAAAAGAAGACAAGTTCGATTTAAGCAAACCGGAATTAACAGGGACTATAATTGATGTCAACGGCAGGCCCCTGGAGAACGCTTATGTATATCTTTTTTCTGTTTCTAATCCGGATTCCAGGCGTGCGGCTGATATATTGTCAGAGCCCACTTTGAAAGACGGGAGTTTTTCGATTATGTTTGATACTGCAGGGTCCTATTTTTTAATGGCAAGGAGGCGCCAGAATACAGAGGAAAAGGGGCCTTTAAAAATAGGCGATTATTACGGATATTATTATGGCAATCCTTTAGAAATAAAAGAAAAAACGAAAAGGCATTTGATATTAGAATGCGTGGAAAAGAAAAAAGATTACCTGCCGGTTAATTTCAATGTGCCCGAGGGAAAATCCGCTATCCGCGGGAGAATAACGGATAAAAATGGGAATCCTATAAGCGGTGTATTTGCTTTTACGTATAGAGATGAGTTTAATACCGGGAAAAAGCCGGATTATAAATCTATGATAACCGGCGAGGACGGTTTGTATACTATCCTTATCGGAGAGCCTGGTTTCTATGTTGTCGGTGCAAGAAAAACACATGGCGGTCCGCCGGAACCAGGGGACATTTATGGGGTTTATGACAATGCCAGTAATAATAAGCTTAAGATTAAAAAGGGTGAAGTTGTAAATAATATTAATATAATAGTGGAGGATATCAAGTGACGAAAAGAATAAATTTACTTATTATATTATCAATAATTATATTTTCCAGAAATGCTAAAGCTGTCACGCAATTCACAAATGCAATGATTTCAGAAAACACAACATGGAGCGGGGAAATAATAGTCCTTGGGACTGTTACTGTGGGGAAAAATGCAAGTTTAACTATTCTGCCGGGAACTGTTATACGATTCATCCCGCCTGATGGAAATTTGAATGTTAAAGGGACGTTATTGGCAGGCGGGACATATGAGCAAAGGATAACTTTCACTTTGTATGATGAAAATAATCCTTTGGAAAAATGGGAGGGTGTGATTTTTTCTGAGGGAGTAGAAAAAGATACAACAAGCAGCTTGTCAAATTGTCTTATTAAATTTGCAAACACAGGAATTAAATGTTCTGAAAAGACAATATTAAGTATAGAAAATTGCAGTTTTATTAAGAATAATCTGGGTATTAACATTTTGTTGTCAAGCGATGTCACAGTAAGCCACAGTGAATTTATTGAAAATATAAACGGTGCGGTTGCCTGTGAGCAGTCGAATGTAAAGATATTAAATAGTTATTTTAACAATAATAATGATTTTGCAATTACCTGCACAAAAAAAAGTGAAGGTGTTATAGAAGAAAATTTAATTATAAAGCATCGTTATGGTATTATCTTTGCGTTTGTTGAAACAAAAGGCATTATAAAAAATAATATTATCCAGGAAAATGAATTTGGGATTTTTGTTGAAAGATTGCCGGAATTAATGGTTTCCAACAATACCCTGCGAAATAATGACTATGGTATTTATCTTGAAAGGGGGCCGAAACCGGGTATTACCATGAATGAAATAACTGAAAACAGGATTGGGATATTTATCCGGCAAAATTCCGGTTTAAATGTCAACGATAATAATATTTATAATAATAGAGAGTATGAAATAGGGTTGAAAGAAGTGTCCAGTGATATTATAAGAAAAATGAAACAGATTGTGAAAGATAAAAAGGACACCAAAGATGTTTTTCCTTGTATGAAAGATGGATTAGATATACCGGATGATGTATTAACTGATTATATTGATGCACAAAGAAATTTTTGGGGCGAAGAAATGACAAAAGAAATGGAGTTAAAAGGCGATAAGGCAAATATAACAAAAATTCTGGATTTCTATGATAATTCTGAGGCCCTTGGGAAAGACGGCAACATGTATAAGGAAAAATATATCTTTTACGGTGAATGGAAGAAAACGGCTATAGAAGGGGCTGGCGCGGGAAAAAAGCCTTCATACGGTTTGATTATTACCAAGTGAATAAGTTTTTTTATGGTATCCACATAAAAACTAAAGGATAAAGGCCGGGATAATTTTCTTCAATTTTACTAAAATCTATTTTTTCAATGATTTTGGATTCCATGTCCATTATCACGGTCTGGCATTCAGGAGTTTCCCTGAAATAACAAAGCTTTTTGCCGTCAGGCGACCACATGGGAGGTGCTTCTTCAACAAACGAAGGGGACTTAGTCATGTTTTTAATATTTTCACCTTTAGTATCCATCGTAAAAATTTCCCAATTTCCCTCGCGGTTGGAAGTAAAAGTTATAAAACTGCCGTCAATTGACCATACGGCTGAGCCGTTATAAGAATTATCTTTTGTAAGAAGTACCCATTGAAAAGTTGACCCGTCAAGTAAACCAATGTCCCAGCTTCCCTCCCGGAATGAGTGAAATAAGATTAAAGGTTCCACTTTCCCATCCGGAGTTACTTTTTTAGATATTTGTGTGCCAAACGCGAAGGTAGCGTTATTTTCGGAATATTTTTCCTTCCAGTAACTAATTTCAGATTTACCTCTTTTATTTTCCCAATCCCAGGTATTCTCTTTAAGATCGACGCCAAATTTATTTCTTATAAGTTTAACATCGGTTTGATTTGAAACTATATTATTGTGTATGACTTCAGGTTTGGAGTTTTCCGCAAGAATTATACCGGTCTTGGAATGTGAAATAGTATTTTCCAGGATGTATCCCGGCGAGTTGATACAAAATATTCCCGTATTATTTTCTGAAATTATATTGTTGTAAATGATGGGGGAGGAAGAAACACATGTAATACCATAAAATCTTTTATTATATATTTTGTTTGCGGTTATTTCGGGAGAAGAATTGTAAAGTATAATACTGAATTCAGAAGTGCCTTTAGAAAGGTCGTTATTTATAATTTTCGGATTAGAAAAGGATGAGCATACAATATCAGCCCCCAGAGTTGTATTTATCGAGTTTTCGCTGATTAACGGAGAAGAATATACGTCGCAATAGATAGAATGGCCATAATTTTTCTCCAGCGTATTTTGATAAATTTCAGGGTTTGACCATAAATTGCAGTGAATAGCCGATGTGTAAGTTTCAGCGGTGCCGTTATTTTTAATAACATTACCGGTAATTTTGGGAGAGGAATGGTTTTCACAGATAATTGCAATATCATTTACCGAGAGTATATTATTTTTGATTAGGGGAGAGGCTTTAAAACATGCAATTGCGCACCGGGCATTTTCTATACGGGTATATTCTATTATGCTTTCACTCGAAGGTTCTCCGTCGAAAATAATTCCCTGCCAGCTTTTTTCTTTGTCATTTTCAGAGGTAAAAACTATATGATTGTTTCCATCTCCCTTTGCGTATAAATTTCCATACACGAGAATTTTTATCAATTTATCCCTGTGGAAAGAAATTACAATTTTAGTCCCAGGTTCAATAATTAGGCGTGAATTTTTATTTATAAGAAGGTCATTTTTGATTAAATAAGGACCTTCTTCTTTTTTCCAGGTAATATTCCCTTCTATTACAGGTTGGTTGATGGCGGTTTCTGCATGAATTTCGGGTATAAACAATAGAAGAAAAGATATTACAAGATAAAACTTTTTTGGCATAATTTTAACTTCTGGTACAAAGAGGCTGATTAAAACTATAACGCCCCAATAAAAATTGAGGCGTTAATAAATTACATTTAATAAAAAAGAAATCAGTGGGTTATTACGTCACTGCCTTCTTTAATATTGCATGGCGGCGGCGGCCATATATAAAGAATGGTCTGGTATCCCTCGTAACCTTTATTATAAGCAATGCTGTTAATTCCTATTTTCCCTGAGCCGTCTTTTTCCATCAAGTACAAATTGTCAAATTCATCACGGAACGCTATTTTTTCACCGTTAGGCGACCACGCCGGGTATTGTTTGTTTGAGGGGTCTTCTGTAAGCTGCAGGGGGACAAGATTTTTGTCTTCCATGCTGATAACATAAATTTCCTGGTTTAACTTATTATCCCTTTTGGAGGTAAAAGTTATTTTTTTTCCATCGGGCGACCAATTTGCCCACTCATCGCTTGCCGGGTTATTTGTTAAGTTTTTCATTACAGTTACATCTTTATTCATTAAATAAATTTCCCAGTTGCCGTCACGATAGGATGAAAAAATGATTTTATCCCCATATATATGCCAGGGATAATTATTGTCTATTTTTGTTTCCCTTTTGTCTTTTAATAAAGTTGCGTGTATTTTAGGGTATTCATCGAATGATATTTTATCTTTCCTGACAGGGTCAATATTGATTTTTGCATCTTTATTGTTGACAAAAACACTCTTTTCAATGTCGGACATGTCGCCTTTTTCCCACCAGTTTTCTCTCGCGTCGATTTCCCCTGTTATTGTGTTTATAGTATTTTTGTCTTCAAGCTTGATTGCATATCTTTTATTGGGTTTAAAATGGTTATAATTTATTATCGGCCTGGAATCCCCGATGATGGAAATCCCTTCGTTATTTTCTGAAAGTGTATTAAAAAATATCTTCGGATTGGAATTTACTACCGCGACACCGGAACCGTTGTCCACGATTGTGTTATTGATGACAATACCCGAACTTCCTAGGGAAAGGGATATGCCGTTCCCATCGTTACTGTGTATATAATTTCCCATGATAATCGGCGAACTTTCGTAACAGGTAATCCCGCAGTGGGTCCCGTTCATGTAAATTTCGTTGTTTGTTATCATAGGGTCTGACATCGAGACAACCAGGATACCGCGCCCGCAATTCCAGTGTATGTTATTGTTCTCGATAAGAGGGGCAGAAAAGGTTGATACGGTGATGCCGTGCCCGATATTCCTTTCCAGGTTATTATTTGATATTCTTGGAGAGGAATATACGCTGCAGGCAATACCGGAGGCTGAAGTTGTGGTTTGTATCCCG
The sequence above is drawn from the bacterium genome and encodes:
- a CDS encoding addiction module protein — translated: MPSLLQEVENKANNLSEKERAKLAHKLILSLNNETDKGFGEAWEAEIERRIKEIKSGKAKGRPAQEVLAEIQAKYS
- a CDS encoding DUF4846 domain-containing protein → MNVYIKLIFAIFISVIYATVYANSNIYPWLGRYNERHAIGSQIAVPAGYQRMNVQKGSFPYWLRHMPLKEGQTAVYLYNGEKKENQEAHAAVIDIDTGNTDLQQCADAVIRLKAEYLYLKRDYKSIHFNFTNGENLLFETWIAGYRPVVTGSKIKWQKQEEPDSTYSNFKKYLKAVFTYAGTFSLNQELQAVGINEMEIGDVFIQAGFPGHAVIVVDMAVHQKTGDKIFLLAQSYMPAQDIHVLKNPSNESLSPWYELMFEKELKTPEWTFQKEHLKRFRN
- a CDS encoding radical SAM protein — its product is MIDILFINPPLAGKRRLREFSSIGSHNPPVNLLYLSAAAEKAGFKSQILDAEISKFSIGLTVQEILKINPKFVGITAMTLSIETAAVIAKKLKSSDKGIQIIIGGIHLTSLPEKTMNDYPHFDIGVIGEGDITIVELLDTLSKNTPLENVKGIIYRTGNKIKITDARCFIEDLDELPFPSFHLLQNFPNKYRPSIQKFRRMPSSILLTSRGCPYKCIFCDSKGLKNSYRSYSVKYIISLIKYLQANYKIKDINFHDDTFTLYRHKIIEFCNTILSEKIDLTWSCQTRADLVDFELLSLMKKSGCWSIAFGIESGSQKILDFIKKGTKIQTIKGAVDSASKAGLETIGFIVIAPPAETKETMEETINFIKELNLTYILPLYFTPFPNSDSYEKIEEFGTLEKDWDKFTTFDLVFIPKGLSKEVLLDYKQRIYREFYLRPKTVLKFIKKIIHGYSWRKLILECLIFIKISMKNIFSKQEKM
- a CDS encoding radical SAM protein — protein: MKSLFINLPYPDKIIRRYISSYYSPNFYFPPHELLQLATIVKKWKNDPVFFIDSIADRKKAPDILSEISLSKPDILITYVGHFSLNEDLTTINEIKISFPKIVIIAAGFFPTVFPEKILNNSSIDIIIRGEPELTFSSLYDKIKNNEPLNNITGIAFKKDGKISVNPASERIVSLDQIPFPDLSIIGKNLEIYREPYLGRPFTTMTASRGCAYNCSFCIHTYGQKVYFRSLENIKEELEHNLKYFSVKNIRFLDDMFTFKKKNTLQICRLLEKNNINWTCLSRIDTLDTELAETMKKSGCKRVYLGIESGSQKILNILNKKIDKNILKDKLIQIKKSGLEISSFFITGIPGETEEDLNESITLAKETGLDYILVKKLKLWPGTDIYEKYKDKIQFNLFPFENRFKDPMDEQKSTLNEKKFYREFYLRPSYIIKQAKNLLSHPGELLKGFFTLLKYLFSNKTNKDFI
- a CDS encoding PQQ-binding-like beta-propeller repeat protein, whose product is MKNFFIVLLIFFSIFTNPPLIYSQDIEWPTFHQNAARNGIRGDYPRPPLKLIWKFKAGKEICSTPAVWKNMVFFGTNDSHLYCIDALNGRLKWKFKTGSWIQSSPAIAQNKILFGSLDKHLYCLDAETGKLAWKFKSRDKIYSPPTIDGDSVYFGSYDYYVYSVGISNGKLNWEFKTQGKIWVCSPLVIEDQIFIGSMDYYLYALDKKTGGLNWAYRAGNSVEASPGYSGNKIVVPSWDSFVYAFNPKNGEIIWKTKLKDKICSPASITENKVFVGSWDKNLYALNLETGEILWEFLARDRILTCAVATREFVYFGSMDDSIYILKASTGEKVWEFKTGGDIGGSPVIADNILYCGSSDGFLYAFTEDK
- the purM gene encoding phosphoribosylformylglycinamidine cyclo-ligase, which gives rise to MKQPSLKPAKKLSYSKSGVDTLQEEKGMKSLLKWISRADSFRKGIGRPVLESGYFANVLDMGNNMGLAVSCDGVGTKLLIAEMMNKYDTIGIDCIAMNVNDLICVGSEPLSMLDYLAVQKVDPKIFEEIGKGLYRGAKQANINIPGGEVAQIKEMIRGYEDDSGIDIAGTCIGIVALDKIIIGQDLQEGDIVIGLRSSGIHSNGLTLARNVLLNKTGFKINKYFPALKRTLGEELLEPTHIYVPEIMEILRSGINVKALSNITGDGLTNLTRVYNKNISFIIDCLPEPQPIFGIIQKFGDISDEEMFQTFNMGIGFCVTVSKNDVKKCMEILKKHKVEAYTIGYTVKDKKNKVIIESMNLTGENNYFYKM
- a CDS encoding carboxypeptidase-like regulatory domain-containing protein, producing the protein MKKMKWLAVFLLFLNLGCYRGLIKRQENFHKIEGAVSYKDETLPGASVEIFLESGISKDGIDAKPFARLKTGPDGQFAVNLPQDSYYFRAWKPKDESAEKFGEGDYFCYYGGNPVAVIGSRKDLFLKCVKIHTLKKEDKFDLSKPELTGTIIDVNGRPLENAYVYLFSVSNPDSRRAADILSEPTLKDGSFSIMFDTAGSYFLMARRRQNTEEKGPLKIGDYYGYYYGNPLEIKEKTKRHLILECVEKKKDYLPVNFNVPEGKSAIRGRITDKNGNPISGVFAFTYRDEFNTGKKPDYKSMITGEDGLYTILIGEPGFYVVGARKTHGGPPEPGDIYGVYDNASNNKLKIKKGEVVNNINIIVEDIK
- a CDS encoding right-handed parallel beta-helix repeat-containing protein, producing the protein MTKRINLLIILSIIIFSRNAKAVTQFTNAMISENTTWSGEIIVLGTVTVGKNASLTILPGTVIRFIPPDGNLNVKGTLLAGGTYEQRITFTLYDENNPLEKWEGVIFSEGVEKDTTSSLSNCLIKFANTGIKCSEKTILSIENCSFIKNNLGINILLSSDVTVSHSEFIENINGAVACEQSNVKILNSYFNNNNDFAITCTKKSEGVIEENLIIKHRYGIIFAFVETKGIIKNNIIQENEFGIFVERLPELMVSNNTLRNNDYGIYLERGPKPGITMNEITENRIGIFIRQNSGLNVNDNNIYNNREYEIGLKEVSSDIIRKMKQIVKDKKDTKDVFPCMKDGLDIPDDVLTDYIDAQRNFWGEEMTKEMELKGDKANITKILDFYDNSEALGKDGNMYKEKYIFYGEWKKTAIEGAGAGKKPSYGLIITK
- a CDS encoding right-handed parallel beta-helix repeat-containing protein gives rise to the protein MPKKFYLVISFLLLFIPEIHAETAINQPVIEGNITWKKEEGPYLIKNDLLINKNSRLIIEPGTKIVISFHRDKLIKILVYGNLYAKGDGNNHIVFTSENDKEKSWQGIIFDGEPSSESIIEYTRIENARCAIACFKASPLIKNNILSVNDIAIICENHSSPKITGNVIKNNGTAETYTSAIHCNLWSNPEIYQNTLEKNYGHSIYCDVYSSPLISENSINTTLGADIVCSSFSNPKIINNDLSKGTSEFSIILYNSSPEITANKIYNKRFYGITCVSSSPIIYNNIISENNTGIFCINSPGYILENTISHSKTGIILAENSKPEVIHNNIVSNQTDVKLIRNKFGVDLKENTWDWENKRGKSEISYWKEKYSENNATFAFGTQISKKVTPDGKVEPLILFHSFREGSWDIGLLDGSTFQWVLLTKDNSYNGSAVWSIDGSFITFTSNREGNWEIFTMDTKGENIKNMTKSPSFVEEAPPMWSPDGKKLCYFRETPECQTVIMDMESKIIEKIDFSKIEENYPGLYPLVFMWIP